Proteins co-encoded in one Natronorubrum daqingense genomic window:
- a CDS encoding sulfite oxidase-like oxidoreductase, producing MNTDISDVTDLYQEFGDDRLPPGQRETTAFPVLSKGSTPDWDPDTWEFTVTGAVENELTLSWDEFRALPSETQCQDFHCVTGWSKFDCEFTGVTFPELAQRAGVDDDAVHVMFSALDGYTTDLPLEDCLREEVLFAWAYDGESLPADHGGPLRVLTPHKYAYKGAKWVDGVEFLTEPELGYWEKRGYSETADPWQEERYS from the coding sequence ATGAACACGGACATCTCCGACGTGACCGATCTTTATCAGGAGTTCGGCGACGACCGACTCCCGCCCGGACAGCGGGAAACGACGGCGTTTCCGGTTCTCTCGAAGGGGAGCACGCCCGACTGGGACCCCGATACGTGGGAGTTCACCGTTACGGGTGCCGTCGAGAACGAACTAACGCTCTCGTGGGACGAGTTCCGAGCGTTACCGAGTGAGACTCAGTGTCAGGACTTTCACTGCGTGACTGGCTGGAGCAAGTTCGACTGCGAGTTCACGGGCGTCACCTTCCCCGAACTCGCCCAGAGAGCGGGCGTCGACGACGATGCAGTCCACGTCATGTTTTCCGCGCTCGACGGCTACACGACCGACCTTCCACTCGAGGACTGCCTCCGTGAGGAAGTGCTCTTCGCGTGGGCGTACGACGGTGAGTCGCTTCCCGCCGATCACGGCGGGCCGCTACGAGTCCTCACTCCGCACAAGTACGCCTACAAGGGGGCGAAGTGGGTCGACGGTGTCGAGTTTTTGACCGAACCCGAACTCGGGTACTGGGAGAAACGCGGCTATTCGGAGACCGCGGATCCGTGGCAAGAAGAACGCTACAGCTAA
- a CDS encoding ribbon-helix-helix domain-containing protein, producing MPKVEITIPEHLEMQIAQMVERGEFVNREEAIEDLLSTGIKAYKTSGPMDEDEGGPGGLEDDGMMGHDDEYVF from the coding sequence ATGCCGAAAGTAGAGATCACCATACCGGAACACCTCGAGATGCAGATCGCTCAGATGGTCGAACGCGGCGAGTTCGTCAATCGCGAAGAGGCGATCGAGGATCTGCTGTCGACCGGTATCAAGGCCTACAAGACCAGTGGACCAATGGACGAAGATGAGGGTGGCCCGGGCGGCCTCGAAGACGACGGCATGATGGGCCACGACGACGAATACGTCTTCTAA